Part of the Rubritalea squalenifaciens DSM 18772 genome, CTGAAGGCGTAGTCTGCTTCATTTTGATCGTGGTAGATCACGCGCCCGCGGGAGTGCTGCTCGCGGCCATCGTGGCTGCGGATGTGGAGGCTGAATTTTTCACCTATCAGAGTGAGCTTCCAGGAATCATCGTGCAGTACATCCGAGCCCAGCGCGTGGCTGCGGCCTGCGTAGATGCGGCCCGGGTGCTTGGGCTTGGGGAAGGTTTGTTCAAAGACCCGGTCGTCCTCACTCTCGATGCCGTCGCGACCTAGGCAGTGGATGACCACCCGGGGAGGATCCTCATCGGGGAAGGCGGTGTATTGGTACGGGTTTCTCCAGGGGTCAGTGGGGACTTCCTTCAGCATGGAAAACCACGGGCGGTTCTTGGGCAGCTCTGCGGGGCGCTCTACCAGCGCTTGGAGTCCTTGCTCCGTCGTCGGAATCTCGCCAGTAAGTTGCTGATAATACATGATTCCCGCAAAGCTGGCTAGAGCGTGCTCGTTTGGGTAATCATGAGGTCCCGTAGGTTCACTGCAGCCAACCAGTAACAGCAAGGGCGGCAGCGGGAGCAGGTAGAGCAGGGTGAAGAAGCGACGGTACATGGGCGGAAGTGTAGTGGTGGTGAGGCAGGGCGTCGAGCTGCAAATCGCTCACCGCATGGTGAAGCTGAGTCCACAATGTGCTGGCATTGTGGCGCCAGTCGGGGCATGTCTGCTAGACATGGGGATAAAGGAATTTTTTGCAAATCCATGGGTGAAGCTGCTGCTGGATGTGCTGACAGTCGTGCTGGTGATGGCGCTTATCGCAGGAGCCTATGTGCTGGGTACTATCCATGCCGATGAAAAGTGGAGGAAGTTTGGCCAAGAGTACCTGCAGCTGTCCGAGGATCTCAGTATGAAGCAGGAAATCACCGAGGAGAACATGCGTGGCTATCCCTATCCCGTAGCCGCTTTTGAGAAGGAGGCCATCTATGTCTACGTGGGCGCTACACGAAAACCCTTCCCCATCGTCACAGACCGGAAGGTGAAGAAGAAATGAGTGGGCGGGGGTGTCGCGACTGTGTTAGCCCTGTGCTGATGAAAACGATTTGGATGCTGTGGATGAGCGTGCTGATGCTGGGTGTAGCTACAGCCGGAGAGCTGCCGGAGGTGTACAAGCCTTTTGAAAAAATACTGGGTACTTGGCAGGGAGAGAGTGTAAGCGAGGTAACTCTGGACGGAGAGAAGCAGGAAAATACGAAGATCTTGTGCCGTGAATCGTATCGCTACGACGAGAAATTGGGGGTGATTGTGGGGGAACAGGAGGGTATTTCGGAGTTGAATGGGGAGAAGCAGATTTCGTTGTTTCGCTTTGTAGTAGCTTGGGATGAGAAAGATCAGGTTTTTAGAGGCATGATGTGGCTGTCGGAGAAGGTGGCTTCTCATTATGAAATCAAGTTTAAGGAGGGAGTGCTCCTTTCTAAGGGTGTTAGTGGAAAAGAGGGGGATGAAGTGCATGTATCGACTGTTCTGGAAGCTGACGAAGTGCTTCGATCGAAAGGTATGCTCAAATTTCCTGCAGAGAAGGTTGAGGTGAAGTGGGTTTCTACACTTAAAAAGGTGAAGCCCTAGGGCCTTTTCAAGGAATTGAGCGTCAGTTCGTGATGCGTTGACAGATAGCGGTGGCCGGGGCTGTAATAGGGAGATCATGAAATGGATGCTCTCCCGAATCGTTCTCCTCGCGTCTGCTGGATGCGGGATGGTCTTGGCTGTTCCTGCGCTGGATCAGCAGAAGGTAGATCCCGTGTTGGTGGAGACGAAGGATCTGGCGGGCAAAGTCCATGCTGGCGAGACGGTGGCCTTTCCTGAGGGGAGTTTGCTCTATCTCCAGCATGCGCCGGGTGAGCGGCTGTATCTGAGTGTGGATGAATCTTTTGATAGCGGGCTGGATGCCAAAGTGATGCCGCTGCGTGAGGGTACGCCGGTCCAGGCAGCGCAGATGAATGGCAGCAAGAGCTTTGCTAGCCTGGGTGGATGGGGTGAGAAGTCCGAGGTGCGCTGGCACGTCTACCTGCCGCAGGCCGGCAAGGCCACGGTGAAGCTGGAATGCGCTGTAGCCGCACAGGACGAGCTGCCCAGCATGAAGCTCACTCTGGGATCCAAGACCTATGAACTCACTACTGACGGCAATGGCACGGAGGTGGCCTTCACGGGGCCGGGTCTACATCAGCTCACACTAACAGCAGCTAGCTTGCCCGAGGGTACGCAGTTCAAGGCGATGGTGCTGGAGGGTGAGGCGCTCAAGGGAGCTGCGGTGGCGCGGGCACGCTGGCGCCCCGGAGCGGCTCATGGTCGCTTCCAGCTGCCGGATGAAAATGATTTCCAGCCAGAGATCTGGGTGGTGGAGCAGGAAGGGATGGCATCTACCGAGAGCTGCTACGCGCCTATCACCACACCCTTCGGCTACTTTGGTTCTAGCAGGACGCCGCAGGGCCACGCACGCGGCATGAATTTTTCTCTCTGGTCCTTCGGCCGCGGCCAGCAGGAACCGGAGCTGAAAACGCTTTCTCATCTGCTGGCGATCGGCAGTGCGAAGGGGAAATTCAGCGGCTTCTCCCACGAGGGCACCGGGGTCAAGGTGCGCGGCTGGGATCCCTTTGAAGGCAGTACTTCACGCGTGCAGCGCTATGCCGTGCGCAAGCAGGATGCCGGCGAGTACTGGATCTGGAGCGGGTATTTCTGGGATTTTGACCAGCAGGGCTGGCATCTCTTTGGCAAGGCCAAGCAGTGGAAGGGCCGCAAGAAGGGCGAGGGCTTCGGCGTGGGCACCTTCGTGGAAGTGCCAGGCCCGCCACACAGGCAGCGCAGTGGCGATGTGAAGCGCGAGTGCCGCTACCGTGCCTGGGCGATCGATTCTAACAATAAAGTGCTCGCAGCCACGCATCTCGCCGGGGAAAAGGGACCGGCGAACCGCTGGCGCTACACCACGCAGGAGGGGCAAGTGGCCCTGGGCATGGGTGGTGTGCTGCATTACCCGGCTTTTGCCGCCGTGCAGATCCGCCCGCAGGAGAAGCTTCCCGCCTTCCTGCAGGAGAAGCATCTGGGCGAGCTGCGCCAGCAGCCATGCTCTGTATCGCTGGCTGGCAAGGCAGATCAGGGAGAAGTGACTTTCAAGCTCCAGGGGACGGGTGATGCCGTGCTCACCCTCTACTACGGAGAGCAGGATGCCCTGAGCTTCGCCGAGCGCTGGAAGCACAGCAGCCGCCATGAGGTGAAGCTGGATGGAGCCAGCGAACTCAAGCTCCCCCTACCAGCAGGTGCCAAGTTCTACCGAGCCTTGTTAGAGGCACCCGAAGGCAAAGCCTGGATGGAGGAGAGTGGTCAGCAGGAGTGATTTTTTTCTGAACCACGGAATACACGGAAGTAACGGAAGGTGTCTTGATTACTTGGTGGTCTAACGCGCGATGCGGCGAATGAGGGCATCGATCAGGAGGAAATTGATATAGACTGATGCCAGATAGATCAGGTAATGCCAGCTATCAATATAGCCAAACACGAAGCTGAGGAATCCAGACGGGAAACAGAGTAAGGTCTGTACGAGCACCCAATAACTGGGGCTCATGAAGCCTTTTTTGAGGATGCCACAGAGCATCAAGATCTCGATGATCGTGTAGGTCACCATCAGGACTTTCGTGAGGCGATGCTGTGGAGTCAGCTTTTGAAGCGTAGTGGGCATGTCTAGTTCATCGCTAGAAGTCGGTTGACAATGACTTTGTCTTTCCGGATCAGAGCGTATCCGAGTCTTCCCATCCCTTTGTTCCAGAGTCCATTGTCGTAATAGATGATCTTGTCTCCCTCCTCATAAGCTTCGATGATGCTTTTGAGAAGTTTCTCACTGGGTACAGCTGCTCGTGTGATTCCCTCTTTTTCTAACTTTGTGGCCTCTTGCTGCTCTTTGGCAATGTGCTTGATCAATTGTTCTTTGGTGAATTCCTGCTTTTTCCAACGAATTGGGTAGGGGGGAGAACTGTCTGATGGAGTAGCACTGACAGTTGAAAACAGGCAGATGAAGAGGATGAGGTGTTTGGCAAGTTTCATGGCTTGCTAGGCTTCGACGTGCAGTGTTGGATCTTGGCTGGTCAGTGCTTGCTTCAGGTCACGCTTTGCTTGGATGAATCTGGCTATGGCGCGGCAGAGAAAGGCGACGAAGGGGCTGAAGAGGATGGCGAACATGGGGTTTGTGTCGCCACTGTAGGCAAATTCGGCGGTGATGCCTTTGTCGCCCGGGAAGTCTGCGGGATCGAATGTCCACTGGGAGATACGTGTTCCCCAGTTCATGGTGGCGTAGGTGGCCAATAGACAGACAGTGAAGTAAGCTGGCCAACTGAGGGCGCGGAGATGTAGGCCTGTCTCTGGTGATTGTCTGACCTGCCAGCGCAGTGCGAGGCTGGTGCAAAGCGTGAAGAGTACGATAAAGGGGATGAAATGGAGCACCGGGCCGAGTGATTTGGGATCAGGGAGCAGACCGGCTTGATACATGATAGAGAGGAGCAGTGCGGCCAGGATCGTAAAAGCTCCTGCGAGCAGGAGGACGAGTTTTTTGCCGCTGTGGGATTTCATAACGGCGACTGTAGAGGAGATTTGCGGCTAGGTGAAGCCGTAGTGTGTGCTTGTTTTGTGGCGATGGCACGGTATAGCATGAGGGGATGAAATGTTTGCTGGTGTTATTGTTGTTCTCCACGGCTTTGTTAGGGCAGGAGGATTACCGGGAGATCGAGGTGCCTACCTTGATGAAGCAGCTGGGACTGAAGACGGAGGGCCTGAGTTTCCGGGATGATGCCACGGATGAGATCACGCTGATCACGCGCGGTGACAAACTAGTAGGTTACTATCGTCTGGAGACATCCTGGCAGCCGCAGAAGATGAAGGTACCTGAGGGGGTGACGAAGATCCTGTATGGGCTGGGCAAGGGGAAGGCGAATATGGTCATCGTGACGGAGGCGGATGAGTTGGCCATTTGGCTGGCGGCCTATCAGAACCATACAGAGCAGATGAAGGCCTCTCATGCCTTTGTCCCCACGAGCCCGGATGCAGGATTTCCGCTCAAGCGTCAGGAGATCGCGGTGGATGAATCCGAAGCCTACGAAATGAGTTTGTACTTTTACCGGGGAGAGGAGGAGGTGCTGGCCATGAAGGCGGGGCTGGAGATGTATGAGGAAATGGGGGCCAACCTGCGCAATCCGGTGCTCTATGCGCTGCTGAATGATCAGATGCCGAGACCAGAGATCGCTCCCGTACCTCAAAACGAGTTCAAGAAGCCTGATGAATACAATGGCATGCCCTTCGAGGATAACGAGGGCCGGATCAAGGAATGGTTCAAAGGCTGGGTGCAGACCTTTAATGAGGATGATCCCAAGAAGATGATGGCCTTCTACGATGACGGCGAGGACTCCGCGAATCTGGACATGCTGGTCTCCGTAGGGCGCTGGCATCATGGCCGCGAGGAGGCGCGCAAGGCCTATGAGGGAGACGCGGAGGTGCTGGACTACTACGACTCTCAGGCCGTGGACCTGAAGGTGCGCTATCTCGGCGGGAACTACGCACTCGTGTCCTTCCAGCACCACTTCAAGTATAAGGTGAAGGAGGACGGTAGGAAATTTCAGGTGAAGATCCGCACCACCATGACCCTCAAGTGGCTGAACGGAAACTGGAAGATCGTCCAGGAGCATTCCTCCCCCATGGAGAACGTGCCTTACGTGGTGGAGATTGAGTAGTCCCGCATTGAGCTGATTGACCCATCAGTTGATTTTCTGTTAGGTACAGATTTTCTAAATATCTGCATACCGGAAAATAGGCATGCGCTGTGGGTTGATGGATAGCGTGGAAGCTTTTATTGGTGGGGTGTGATCGTGATTTAAGCTGTTGGTGGCGAGTTGGATAGAATCGCTTGATTGTCTGATTTACTGGATTTTTTTCAGGATGAAAGGTAAGCTGCGGGTTATGGTGAGAATGTGTCATCTCGCTGTGTGTTCGTTTTCCCTAGGCTTGCTCACGCTGGTGCCGGTGGGGAACGTGTGCGCACAGGATAAGGCAGTCGTTGTGGCCGAGCCGTCGCGGCCATCGTGGATGGACGACTGGAATGAAATCGCCCCGGTGCTCAATGCGGAGCTGGTGAATGCGGACCTCACTACCGAGGACCTGACCAAGACGCAGACGGATACCTTCCGGGCCAAATGGCTGGTGGATCAGTCGCGGGGAGTCTATTACTCGAACACCCTCTCCGTGAAGGTGGATCCACAGGGCCGGCTGGACGTGAAGTACTCCATCCTCTGGGAAGGTCGCCCCACCAACCTGACTTACTTCGTAAAGAAGGTCGGCGGCCGCTACCAGGTCGTCGAGCGCAAGGTCACTGTCCTCATCAGGCGCTACAAGCAGCGCTAGTAGTCTTCTGGAAGATATACTTGCTGCTGCGCCAGAAGAGCAAGGGGCTCTCCACGGTGAGCAGCTGCCAGCCTTCCTGGGCTTTGCGCGTGAGCGCGCGCGAAAGGATTTCGTTTGCTTGCTTGGGAGAGTAGATCCCATACGAGCTCTTTCCTTCCTCCAGCGAGATTTGTTCGCAGAAAAGCTGACTGTGGCTGAGGACGATGACTTCGGTAGATGGATTCATGCAGGCTTGGTCTGGTTGCGGCGTTTGACTTTGCTGAGGAAGCTTTTCAGGGAAAGACTGTTGGTGATGAGGGTTAATAGGAAGATAGCAGGATAGGCCAGTGGGTGATGCCCGCTTTCTTCCTGTAGTGCGCTGGCGAGTGTGGGATCCGGATAAAGCAGGATACTGCCGGTGATGGCACTCACGACCAGAAGTAGCATGCCAAACCTCGGGAATAAACAGGTAATGTAGGCCACAGGCAGGGCCAGCAGGAAGCCACAGAGCGCGGCATCAAGCAATGACGGAAATTTGTCGGCTATTTCAGCGAGGATGAGCATAGCTATTCTATTTCTCAGGGAGGTGGTCTTTGATGTTCACCGCTTGCTCGCTGTTGCGGGTGATGAAGAGGAGGGAGTCTAACAAAGTATGATCGGCTCTGTCTGCACGCATGACGAGAACCTTTCTCTCCACTGAGAAAGTGGCGGTTTCGTTTTCCCCGTTAGGCCACGGAGAGCCGTCATCCAGATGGACGGGTTTGCCGTCGGCGTAGAGCCCTATTCGGTTGAGTTCCTGCTCTGTCATGAGGTGGCTTCTGGTGATAGATCCATCAGCATACTCGTCATGACTTGGTAGTGTATCAGTGATGATGTAGACCCCGTTCTCATACCTGATGTGGAGTTGTAGACCTGTTCTCAGAAATTCTAGATAAGCTACGAATGGGAGTTTCAGCGGTTGATTGAGGGTGACCGACCTGGAAAGCGTGGACTCGTTCTGAATATCGATGCGAAGCTTTCCGCGGTAGTGTTTGTTCGCAAGTGTCTGACGGAGGAGGTCTGCCAGAATGACGCGCAGCTCAGTGTCTTTGTAGTCGCAGGTGACGATGAGACCTTCATCTTTGTTGGCTGTTTGTGTGGCTTCCTCTCTGGCTGTTGAGTCATCGCGGCTACAGCTGCTGACAGCTAGAGCTATCAAGGTGAGTGCGCAAAACAGGGAACGGTACAGCATAGGAAGATAAAGCTAAGGGACAGCCATGCCTGATGTACAGGGGGAAGTGACGTGATTGCTTAAGGAAGCCTAAAAGTTAGGATTGGCAGGAGAAGGCTTAACTTGTACATTCTTTTGCATATGGTTCAGCGGGCAACATCGGATGACGCGGCGTACATGGTGCTATTTGCACTGGTTTCGCTTTTGTTGTCGTTTTTCATCCTCGGGGTGAAGGTGTATAGTCACGTGCCCTTCAATGACATGTGGTGCAAGCTGATCTGCCTGACGGTGGTGGTAGGCTTCCCGCTCTACGCCTTCCTGCGCATTTCCAAAGCAGTTGGCGTGCTCGCGATCCTGATGATGCCTTTCGTCCAGCTGGCGCTGATGCCTGTGATCTGCTAGAGGGGCGGCTTGTTAGTATCTACCACAGAATACACGGAAGTGACGGAAGGCTGACTTGATGGAGCGCTGGCATGGAGTCTGTCTGAGTCAATACGGTTATCGCCAGCAGTTGACGTAGGTGCTTGCGTGTTTGCCGTTGTGATAGCTCACGCTGTAGTGAGAGTGGTTCATGTAGAGATGATAGTGCCCGGCAGAGATGTAGCGGTAGTTGACTGCCCATTGGGTGTGCTCGTCTTTATTTCTGACAAGGGTATCTATGGTTTTGTCAGCTTTGCAGAGCTGATCCATGTCTTTTGGGAAGTCTCCGTGTTTTTTGTAGAAGTTGTCTGCGGCTTTTTCGTATGGGGCCACGCGCTGGGAGGCGTAGAGGCGGGCGGCCGATTTAGGGAGGAAGGGGCAGCAGCTGGAGAAGGAGAGGGGGGTGAGGACTACGAGCAGGTGTTTCATGGCGGAGGAGTGTAGAGTGAAATGCTCCTCTCATCAAGTACGCTGCAGCAAGTCTTCCGCGCTCTGGAGGTTATGCGTGGCTCCGGGAGTGGGGCGTGCTCGCGATCCTGATGATGCTTTTCGTCCAGCTGGCGCTGATGCCAGTGATCTGCTAGAGGGGCGGATTGTTAGTATCTACCACAGAATACACGGAAGTGACGGAAGGCTGCTTCACGCAGCTAAACGTTTGTGTCAGTCCTTAAGGGTGACGGCAGTGCCGGAGGCGCAGATCATCAGCATGCCTTGGTTGATGCTTTCGTAATCGATATCGATGCCCACGACGGCATCCGCGCCCATGGCCTTGGCTTCCTCCAGCATTTCCTGGATGGCGATCTCGCGGCCATTTTTCAGGCTGTTCTCGTAAGCGCCAGCACGGCCACCCACGATATTGCGGACACTGGCGGCGAAGTCGCGCACGATGTTCGCCCCCATGATGGCTTCCCCGAAGACCACGCCCTTGGTTTCGGAGATTTCCTTGCCGGGAATCTGCGGTGTGGTGGAACAGGGCATGGAGTAGCCTGACTCCTGAGAGCCGGGGAGATTGCCTAGGCGGTCGGCTTTACAGCACCAGCAGGCAGGATGGATATCGTCATTCAGTACTTCGCAGTGTTTACAGGTCCAGCTCATAGGGGGGAGTTTGATTTCCACCGAGGCTAGGGAGTCGTCCGTGAGCTGGCTAGGAAAAAGCTAGGCAGTGATCATGAAGCTTGATCGGGCTGGCGACGAAACTAGGATGCTAGGCATGGGACTGGATGGAGTAGAGCTCATCATGGCCGTCGAAGAGGAGTTTGGTGTCTCCCTAGATGATGCCGAAGTAGCCAGTTTGCGCACGCCAAGAGACCTGACCGCGGTCGTCTGGAAAAAGCTGGAGGCTTGCCATGACAGAGAGGGTGAATGGACGCAGGAGCGTGTCCGTCAGGTGATAAGGCAGATCATCCGCGAGCAGCTCGGGGTGAAAGACTTTTCCGATGATGCGGAGTTTGTAAGGGACTTAGGAGTGGACTAGTCTGTGGAAGCTCGCTGCAGAAACTCTTCGGCTCTCTTGGCTGACTCACGGATCTCCTCATTCGGGTCGTTGAGGAGTTTTTCTAACAATGCTGGTGCGTGCTCACGGTGCAAATTCATGATGCCGCTGAGGCAGGCGATGCGGGTAAGGTGAAAGAGGCGTTGGTCTAGGGCTCCTTTGGTGAGGTAGTCCTGTGTATTCGGATTGGAAAGATTGGAAAGGATGTCTCCGGATTTCCATGAAATCTCTCCACCGCCAGTATGCAAGAGCCAGTCGCCAAGGCGGTGGACAAGAGTATCTTCTGCTGGATAAGCCTCCTCGCGTTCGTCGAGCAGCATCACGAGAGCGTAGAGATAATCCGCCAGCCATGGTGCTTTTTCCAGCTTTGCCGTGGAGACTTTATCAATCAAGGGTTGGATGAAGGCCGGGTCTTCAGTCTCTTCAATGAGGGAGGCAAAGCGGTTGGTGTTCTCAATGCTCTCAGGCTGGGCAATGATCTCCATAAGCTTCTCGCAAATCGTCTGGTCGATCAGTTCAGGGTTTTCAGAGAGCATGGCCAATGCTGCGTTGCGGGTGTCGAGGGAGTCGAGTTTGGCGAGGAGTTCTGTGTTCAAATTCACTGAGTTGTCTGTTTACTGCGGATTTCCATCTGGCGGCGGTTGAAGTGACGGATGCCCAGAGGCAGGAAGATGGCGTAGGGGGTCCATGCGAGAGGGCCGTAGTTGCCGGGGAGGGTGAAGAGCAGGGTCAGGAAAATGCTGATGCCCAGCCAGAAGTTAAGGGTGGCTTTGATCATGAAGCGTCGCTCCACCGCACTCTGGGTATTGCGGATACTGAAGTAGCTGCCAGCAATGCCGCCGAGCAGGCCGATGCCGCTGCCTATGATAGCGCCGAGTGTTCCTGAATCCATGGTAAGGGGTGTTAGCTAGATGAGGTGAAGTGTAGCAGATGGAGGGATCTTGTCTGCACAGAAAAGGAGAATCACTTGGCCAACTCCTTCTTGAGTCTATTGATGCGTTCAAGGATGAGGGCTTCCATGTGCGAGGCTGATTCCATGTGACCCAGAAAAAGGGTGACGCGGCAGGCGTGATGCGGTATGAATCTGAGTTGAACTTCTGTGTGCGCTCGTGATGATCAATACTTTAATGCAACTCCCCAGAACCAAGCTCTCCTATGAGGAGGGCATGTTAGTGAAGCGTGGTGAGGGTGATGGTGTGGTGGCTACCTTTCCTCTGAAAGAGATTACCCGGATCGAGGTGGAGGTGCGGCGTGAGTACGCTACGCCGATCGTGCTGATGGCGGGGATGCTGGGGCTGGCCTGGGTGAGCCTGAGATTCATCCCGAATGAAGGCTGGTCCTGGGCGGCTTGCATCGTCTGTGTGGTCTTCGCGATGATGTGCCTGTTAGGCGTGGAGACGCGGCACATTACCCTGCACACGGACAATGGCGTGGTGAGCTACCTGATCAATGACGACTACGGCGAGGCCGAGGGATTCATTGTTTCCCTGCGGACGGCGGTGTGTGCGAGCCGTGGACTTTGAGCGCATTTGGATGTATCTTTCCTGTAGTAAGGATGACCCCGGAATGAAGCGCGTCTTGACCTTCACATTCATGTTTATGCTGAGCCTGCTCTTGATGGCGGGTGTGTGGGGCTATTGTGTGAATGGGGTGGTCTATCATTGTACGGACGGATTATGGCTGGATTTCTTTTCCCCCGGGCAGTGGGTGCATGAGCCTGTGGAGCGGGTGATCGCGGTGGATCGCGCCGCCGGCATGGGGGAGGCAGACAGCATGCTCTATGGCTGGTCGGTAGGCCGCCTTTGGTTGCTCTGGGGAGGCATGGTGGCGATGTGTCTCTCGCTCAGCGGGATTGTGACTTGTTGCCGGGATCTCTAGCGCCTATGCATCTCGGGAAATGACGATGAAGAAGCAAGTGTGCAGCCAATGCGGTGGTGAGGAATGGATCAAGAAACTCCGTGTGGTGGACCGTGGCGAGGACAATGCCCGCTATGACCTGGCGCTGGAAATGGAGATGAATCCGCAGGCCATCCTTTTCAAGGAGCGCGTTAATGCCCCGCTACACGCCGATGTCTGCGCGGGCTGCGGTCTGGTGCTCTTCCAGGTGTCCCCGGTCTCCCTGCAGATGCTGAAGGCTGGCAAGCAGCTGACCGAAGAGCGCGAGAGCGCGGATGCGAAAAGCGGAGATTTCCGCAATCACCCACGTTATCAAGAATTTCTCGCCGAAGATGCCGCCTACAAGTTCATGGAAGGCAGCGAGGTGATGCTCGCCTTCGCCCAGTGGCTGGCACGCAAGGAGAGATAAGAGGAGTAGCGGTAAGCTTCTTGATGGATTCCTTGGGAGATGAACTCGATTCTTTGTCTAACAGTTTTGATTTTCTGTTGGCTTGTTACGCAAAGTGTATTGACGCAAATGGTAGCTATGTTTTGAGGGGGCAATGGGCGTAGCTGGTTGTTACTACTCGAGATTGGGGTAGATTAACGGAAGTTCCAGATATGTCATTGAAGATTACAAGCGCGGTTCTGATTGCAGTGCTCATCACTCCGCTGAGTTTGAGCGCTGGCAATGGTGAGCAGCTCTACAAGATGAACTGTGCCGCCTGCCATCAGGTGGAGAACCGCCAGCAGCCAGTGGTGGGGCCTAGTCTGGTGGAGGTGAACCATCTCTACGCCAAGAAGCCTAAGAAGTACCTGGAATGGTGTAAGGAACCCGGCAAGAAGCGCAAGGATGCCATCCAGATGCCCTCCATGGCGCATATCCCGGATGAGGATCTGCTGGACATTCTGGAATACATCAAGACCGCGACCAAGGGCAAGAAGTTCAAGCCGGAGAAGGGCGTGAAGCCGGACCCATACAAGCTGACAGGAGAGGCGGCCAAGAAGCCACGCATGCAGCGGATTTTTATGAAGGACACCAGCCCGGCCTCCATTGCGGTGACGATAGACGGGCA contains:
- a CDS encoding type II secretion system protein GspG → MYRRFFTLLYLLPLPPLLLLVGCSEPTGPHDYPNEHALASFAGIMYYQQLTGEIPTTEQGLQALVERPAELPKNRPWFSMLKEVPTDPWRNPYQYTAFPDEDPPRVVIHCLGRDGIESEDDRVFEQTFPKPKHPGRIYAGRSHALGSDVLHDDSWKLTLIGEKFSLHIRSHDGREQHSRGRVIYHDQNEADYAFSLLPEEAGSIVFPYPYSEENGLKDIGYPIQLSETEMVFGCCGTLSDEDFHITLER
- a CDS encoding DUF3472 domain-containing protein produces the protein MKWMLSRIVLLASAGCGMVLAVPALDQQKVDPVLVETKDLAGKVHAGETVAFPEGSLLYLQHAPGERLYLSVDESFDSGLDAKVMPLREGTPVQAAQMNGSKSFASLGGWGEKSEVRWHVYLPQAGKATVKLECAVAAQDELPSMKLTLGSKTYELTTDGNGTEVAFTGPGLHQLTLTAASLPEGTQFKAMVLEGEALKGAAVARARWRPGAAHGRFQLPDENDFQPEIWVVEQEGMASTESCYAPITTPFGYFGSSRTPQGHARGMNFSLWSFGRGQQEPELKTLSHLLAIGSAKGKFSGFSHEGTGVKVRGWDPFEGSTSRVQRYAVRKQDAGEYWIWSGYFWDFDQQGWHLFGKAKQWKGRKKGEGFGVGTFVEVPGPPHRQRSGDVKRECRYRAWAIDSNNKVLAATHLAGEKGPANRWRYTTQEGQVALGMGGVLHYPAFAAVQIRPQEKLPAFLQEKHLGELRQQPCSVSLAGKADQGEVTFKLQGTGDAVLTLYYGEQDALSFAERWKHSSRHEVKLDGASELKLPLPAGAKFYRALLEAPEGKAWMEESGQQE
- a CDS encoding YybH family protein is translated as MKCLLVLLLFSTALLGQEDYREIEVPTLMKQLGLKTEGLSFRDDATDEITLITRGDKLVGYYRLETSWQPQKMKVPEGVTKILYGLGKGKANMVIVTEADELAIWLAAYQNHTEQMKASHAFVPTSPDAGFPLKRQEIAVDESEAYEMSLYFYRGEEEVLAMKAGLEMYEEMGANLRNPVLYALLNDQMPRPEIAPVPQNEFKKPDEYNGMPFEDNEGRIKEWFKGWVQTFNEDDPKKMMAFYDDGEDSANLDMLVSVGRWHHGREEARKAYEGDAEVLDYYDSQAVDLKVRYLGGNYALVSFQHHFKYKVKEDGRKFQVKIRTTMTLKWLNGNWKIVQEHSSPMENVPYVVEIE
- a CDS encoding YbjQ family protein, which translates into the protein MPCSTTPQIPGKEISETKGVVFGEAIMGANIVRDFAASVRNIVGGRAGAYENSLKNGREIAIQEMLEEAKAMGADAVVGIDIDYESINQGMLMICASGTAVTLKD
- a CDS encoding acyl carrier protein, encoding MKLDRAGDETRMLGMGLDGVELIMAVEEEFGVSLDDAEVASLRTPRDLTAVVWKKLEACHDREGEWTQERVRQVIRQIIREQLGVKDFSDDAEFVRDLGVD
- a CDS encoding cytochrome c, giving the protein MSLKITSAVLIAVLITPLSLSAGNGEQLYKMNCAACHQVENRQQPVVGPSLVEVNHLYAKKPKKYLEWCKEPGKKRKDAIQMPSMAHIPDEDLLDILEYIKTATKGKKFKPEKGVKPDPYKLTGEAAKKPRMQRIFMKDTSPASIAVTIDGQQSLCWDTVSCRMRYAWSGGFIDGYAYWKGNGNDLATPVGEIYYRAPGELRAGLVIAGTETAPKYQGYSVAGGLPTFLYQLGPAKVKETILSKDGKLAIRIQVEGSSAEVRYPLGDLAKTDVTHSAGKLDKGMLVLTASEAKDFTLTFNAK